In one Burkholderiales bacterium GJ-E10 genomic region, the following are encoded:
- a CDS encoding transcriptional regulator: MREYRDILSGIPDHRPPAPMNARRRLEPARLRRHALTPDALEMLDAIARRGSFAAAARELGRVPSALTYSVRQLEETLDVLLFDRSSRQARLTAAGEELLTEARRLLGELDAVANRVHRVATGWESHLTIAADGVIARATVFDLIQAFSALSVADAGAARDGAHRGPPTQIALRSEILTGTWEALLSGQADLAIGTAEITDPPAGVQTESLGTLAFVFVVAPGHPLAQLRRTIGDAELVRHRAVAVADSARRLSAFTANILPGQDVLTVATVQEKLEAQMRGLGCGFLPEPIARAHITAGRLVACRVQRAERSARLGYAWRASSRSSASCGLALRWWLAQLASPATRKALLDRPDGCTLALRAMPTST, translated from the coding sequence TTGCGGGAATATCGCGATATTCTCTCCGGAATTCCGGACCACCGACCACCCGCGCCGATGAACGCCCGCCGCAGACTCGAACCCGCCCGCCTGCGCCGCCATGCGCTGACGCCCGATGCGCTGGAAATGCTCGACGCCATCGCCCGCCGGGGCAGCTTCGCCGCGGCGGCCCGCGAACTGGGCCGCGTCCCGTCGGCCCTCACCTACAGCGTGCGCCAACTGGAGGAAACGCTCGACGTGCTGCTGTTCGATCGCAGTTCGCGTCAGGCGCGCCTGACGGCCGCCGGCGAGGAGCTGCTGACCGAGGCGCGGCGCCTCCTCGGCGAACTGGACGCGGTGGCCAATCGTGTGCACCGGGTGGCGACGGGCTGGGAGAGCCACCTCACGATCGCCGCCGACGGCGTGATCGCGCGGGCGACGGTTTTCGATCTGATCCAGGCGTTTTCCGCCTTGTCCGTGGCCGACGCCGGTGCCGCGCGGGACGGCGCGCATCGCGGCCCCCCGACCCAGATCGCGCTGCGATCGGAGATCCTCACCGGAACCTGGGAAGCGCTGCTGAGCGGCCAGGCCGACCTGGCGATCGGCACCGCCGAGATCACCGATCCGCCGGCGGGGGTGCAGACCGAGTCGCTCGGGACGCTGGCATTCGTGTTCGTGGTGGCGCCCGGCCACCCCCTCGCGCAGTTGCGGCGGACGATCGGCGATGCCGAACTGGTGCGGCACCGGGCGGTCGCCGTGGCCGACTCCGCCCGCCGGCTGTCCGCGTTCACGGCGAACATCCTGCCGGGCCAGGACGTCCTCACCGTCGCCACCGTGCAGGAAAAACTCGAAGCCCAGATGCGTGGGCTGGGCTGCGGCTTCCTGCCCGAGCCGATCGCGCGCGCGCACATCACGGCCGGCCGCCTGGTGGCATGCCGGGTGCAGCGCGCCGAACGTTCGGCGCGTCTGGGCTACGCCTGGCGCGCGAGCTCGCGCAGCAGCGCGAGTTGCGGCCTTGCCTTGCGCTGGTGGCTGGCGCAACTGGCCAGCCCCGCGACCCGCAAGGCGCTGCTCGATCGCCCCGACGGCTGTACCCTCGCCTTGCGCGCGATGCCGACATCCACCTAG
- a CDS encoding protein CBR-CDH-12: MFSSLLAVPVMHENRLLTPREAEAVIEERIERFGPGSLPRVLVTKIRGGEWRVRWDSLEQTVAPMTLAEWQGWLECHVGSLDAGDLGTTES, from the coding sequence ATGTTCTCGTCACTCCTTGCGGTGCCGGTCATGCATGAGAACCGTCTGCTTACGCCGCGCGAGGCGGAGGCCGTGATCGAAGAACGAATCGAGCGATTCGGACCTGGTTCCCTGCCGCGCGTCCTGGTCACGAAAATCCGGGGCGGGGAGTGGCGCGTCCGCTGGGACAGCCTGGAACAGACGGTCGCGCCGATGACGCTCGCGGAATGGCAGGGTTGGCTCGAATGCCATGTCGGCTCCCTGGACGCCGGAGACCTCGGAACCACCGAGAGCTGA